A section of the Falco biarmicus isolate bFalBia1 chromosome 3, bFalBia1.pri, whole genome shotgun sequence genome encodes:
- the GPR20 gene encoding G-protein coupled receptor 20, with protein sequence MSTLSTQLPAPDSINSTQQPNSSIYLFSKFIHPDKELYKEFYSLWIALMVVNAIIFLVGVVLNSLALYVFCFRTKTKTTSVIYTINLIVTDLLVGFSLPVRIIMFYSAGDCLNCSLVHIFGYFVNMYCSILFLTCICVDRYLAIVQVEVSRKWRNPTCAKGICIFIWIFATVVTFSILIMAIQFAACCLSKILALMVCEYFFPLVIIIFFTTRIMCALSKPSLMHQSRERRMRAVQLLITVLIIFMICFTPFHVRQVAISINPNMAHDVSLLVYHVTVTLSSLNSCMDPIVYCFVTNNFQSTMKNIFRKTEPEQTSVDILGMNKNPKGSNAIIAFSNTIGSPVSLPSPSSVQI encoded by the coding sequence ATGTCGACCCTCTCCACCCAACTGCCAGCCCCTGACTCTATCAACTCCACCCAGCAGCCCAACTCCAGCATCTATTTGTTCTCCAAGTTCATCCATCCTGACAAAGAACTGTACAAAGAATTTTACAGCCTGTGGATTGCCCTGATGGTAGTCAATGCCATCATATTCCTGGTGGGTGTTGTGCTGAACAGCTTGGCGCTGTACGTCTTCTGCTTCCGTACCAAGACAAAAACTACCTCTGTTATTTACACCATCAACTTGATTGTTACTGATCTCTTGGTGGGCTTTTCCTTGCCTGTCCGGATCATCATGTTCTACAGTGCAGGGGACTGCCTGAATTGTTCCTTGGTTCATATCTTCGGCTACTTTGTCAACATGTACTGCAGTATCCTCTTCTTGACATGCATCTGCGTTGACCGCTATCTGGCAATTGTACAGGTGGAGGTCTCACGTAAATGGAGGAACCCCACCTGCGCCAAGGGGATCTGCATCTTCATTTGGATCTTTGCCACTGTGGTGACTTTCTCCATCCTGATCATGGCAATACAGTTTGCTGCGTGCTGCCTCTCCAAGATTCTGGCCCTGATGGTCTGCGAGTACTTCTTCCCTCTCGTCATAATCATCTTCTTCACCACCAGGATTATGTGTGCTCTGTCCAAGCCCAGCCTCATGCATCAGAGTCGGGAGAGGAGAATGAGAGCTGTGCAACTTCTTATCACTGtcctcatcatcttcatgaTCTGCTTCACACCTTTTCACGTGCGACAGGTAGCAATTTCCATCAACCCAAACATGGCCCATGATGTCAGCCTCCTTGTCTACCATGTGACAGTAACTCTGAGTAGCCTCAACAGCTGCATGGACCCCATCGTCTACTGCTTTGTCACCAATAACTTCCAGTCAACCATGAAAAACATCTTCAGGAAAACTGAGCCAGAGCAAACCAGTGTGGACATCCTGGGTATGAACAAGAACCCCAAGGGCTCCAATGCAATCATTGCCTTCTCAAACACAATAGGAAGCCCTGTGAGCTTGCCATCACCAAGCAGTGTCCAGATATAA